In the Nerophis lumbriciformis linkage group LG18, RoL_Nlum_v2.1, whole genome shotgun sequence genome, TCTTCATTTTCTTCAGCCTTTGTATCACACTCAATCAATACTGCATTATGTATATTTATGCCATGTTTCTCAATTATGTCCATTGTAAAGTTATACTCTGtccacacacagacacaaacacacaacttAAGCTGCTCTCGCTCCTGGCTAGCTTGCCACTAATTTTGTAACCTATATGTACTACAAATGTAATGCAATACTGTATATACGGGGTTTTATGGGCTCAGAACAGAAGTCTAGGGTTTCGACTTGGAGAGAGAAGGCAGAGCTTAAACTGTAGTTTGGCTGACACCGTGTATTTAAACAATTTGTGAGGGAcagcagatatatacacacaataagttgaatggccattcaacatgaaataaatcgggacaacagtgactatatacatacatacaattcaaatttcattaattaatatttctGGATCTGAATAAATCTCAGTTCAGACTTAGAGTTCTTAGAAAAAAAAGGATGTCAGTACAGCTCGTGTACTGCAGgttaaagatggaaaaaaaacgtaaagggtcggctcgagagcctcctaccCGCCCAAACCGAACAGGTGGTGGGGTTTCTGGCTGGAATCCTCCAAGAATACTCCTTGGACTAGATGCTCCTTTCTTTAGCTCGCCATCAAAACAAGAaaagcctggcctgtgtaagagCCAGGAACATTCTTTTAAATCCATGTGTACACAACATATCTTCTTCCtccatattgtacaatataaatcaataacatcaaaatcacaatatgcaataaaatgtcaaaataactaTTAGCAGCATCAGTGCTGCTAatcataacatgcttattatcaaaacacatttaaaagtacatttaacacacaaatagttatcaaaAGGTTTAAATCATAAACCTTGTATACAGACGATtgataatatgctacaaagactgttGCAATGGAAAAAATCGAAGAGGGATAAATGCTAACTGTGCTATGTTCATAAATATGGACTCACCAACAGCTtaatgagagagagaaaaaaaactccGGCGCTGGTAGTCGGCTCTATAAAGTTACAAATTAGGCATTTTAGTTTATACTTAGTTAGCACAATATTCCAGGTAAAAACGAGGATtaaaaacctacctcgagcaaACAATCGATCTGTCAGCTGGCaacttcctgctaccggcttataagcCCAGCTAATTGGACCGCGGCAGTCACGTGACCAGGAAGCACGCACAGCGCTCAAAGAGTAACTAGTAAGCAAGAGCATACCagtcaaatacaaaaaggtatacATTTGGCACCTGCGTTAcatgtttttgtaaaattgcgactgttattgagtaaaattccaacttttatcataatattgcacaaatgtccccctctggtcaacatatgaaataacaagtgtgtgtaagaaattgaaatgcgccccctttggccaaaaaatatttaaaaaatcaaataaatatgtatatggagacatactgttataacttgaagtaattaaggaagataaaaaataattacaaacaaaaaattcaacaacaaaaaataaaaatggctaaaatcagtctttttctcacaatgtgtcgacttttttctcataaaattgggaacaatttctcatattctttctgtttctgtaacattgcaatattttttttgtaaaattagtattttttttatgtaaaattcttactttttaatgcaaaatggtgacatttgtcatataaaattcagactttaatcacaatattgccaatttttttgttgttcttttaaaatagtgaattttaatCAGTCCCATGATGACtttcgtcataattttgccgagtaaaattccaattattattataaaattgccaacatttttaaagttttcctataaaatgctgacttttgtcgagtaaaattctgattatttttaTAGTTTGCCAaaattgttaaagttttttaataaatgtgtgacttttgtcaagtaaaattacaactcttgccataaaattgccaaaataataagcttttcttgtaaaattgcgactgttattgagtacaattccaacttttatcataatgttgcacaaatgtccagtttttcatgtaaaattttgacttgcgtcgagcaaaatgaggacttttattataatactgccaaaatgttacgtttttcctgtgaaattccaactcatttttcacaaaaagctttttttatacatgcatagtatatatatatatatatatatatatatatatatatatatatatatatatatatatattattaatgttgtaaatacacttctttatacatctagaaaggttggtcctaaagagggaggcatttttctcaggtctcaagaaggtaacacatacaagaatgtgtgtgtgtgtgtgtgtgtgtgtgtgtgtgtgtgtgtgtgtgtgtgtgtgtgtgtgtgtgtgtgtgtgtgtgtgtgtgtgtgtgtgtgtgtgtgtgtgtgtgtgagtgactttACACACATTGTCACTGGTCTGGGACTTAACTGCTCCAGTGCTGGTGTGTCTGCGGGGAAAAGAGTTTGTGACGAGGCCTTTTGCTTGACTCAATCTCGGCGCCATTTGTGAGGCGCCGCCACAATAAGAGCGGCCTTTGAATAAATGACGAGGGCACGGCGGCCGGCACGGGCAAACAAATAGTTCTAATGGAGAAACCATTCAGAAACATTCTAACTGGAGGTCGGAGTATTAGTAGCATAATTTGCATtaaatatataagccacacccactagattttaggaagaaaatgttttttttccatatataagtcgcacctgactataagttgcagatatatatgttgtgacatGAGTTATTTTTgcagtaatgtttatttacataccttaattgttgccAGACACTGTCtgtgacagggcagtaaaacggtttatcaaacaaaacagaagtcatgataAACAGACACAATCACTCCACGCTGATGTTTTGGTGACTTTACAAAACTGAAAGAATACAACAAAAATGTTatcgtaagttaataataataacactgatacttgtaaatgtgttagcttattagctaatgctaactgtggagggggggggggggggcgtggcctaaaggcctgccgcggaacggggtgcgcgagaaccggcctcgaagacagcgacaggagagtagattgcccagctggggcttgttatctaatcacctgtggccttcattagcagcagccggcacgagacaggggagttggagttggagccagggAGAGACGCGAGActgaaacaaaaacatatattgctggaaagcaatggCTGCGTGTGTGCATGCAAATAAAAGACTTGTATTCAAACTAGCTACCGGGCTCCTGAAGAACCCGCCCAAGAGGGAAACCTTCACACTAACAATGCTAGCGTGGTTATATTAGCATGACAActctcctgcagacatcacacaggaattgttttagttgtattggaaAAACTTAcagatgttgcttggagtgaataATCCAtgtaagtagaaacgctatggagggCCAGAAGACAGGATTGTACTTCTACTTCCAGTTAAAAAGTTTTTAAACAGCTTTATGTCATTATGTTACATTTTATGTCAGGTTTATAGCTAAATGTGTATGTTTAAACCCAAACACaaataatgttagcatacttaaattttatgctagctttttaactgATTGTGTTTATTTAAACCTACAAATCCTGGATCGGACACATCTTGGAAATATGCTAACATATTTTATACTAGCATGTTGAtaatagcatgctaatagtttgtGCTAGctctttagctaattttgtatgtttacacccaaaaatagtgcattttattgCTCGGcgctatcttagaagtacgctaattaGTCATATGTCATAATGCCGACgttagcatgtttacgttagcatggtgACATTTTGTGCTAACTTTATACATTTTATGTTTaagcctaaaaatcatggatttcagtgcttggtgccatcttgaagctatgctaacatctcttatattagcattctaatgttagcatgctaatatgttatgctagctttttagctaatttcatatGTTTTGTATGTTTAACCCTACAAATGGTAGATTGtgatgcttggcgccatcttggaagtatgctaatgtctcttaCATTAGCaagctagtgttagcatgctaatgttttatgctagctttttggctaaatgtgtatgtttgaacctaaaaatcatggatttcagTGCTTGGTtctatcttggaagtatgctaacgtctctatttttagcatgctaatgttagcatgcaaatattttatgctagctttttagctaatgtcATATGTTTTGTATGTTTAACCCTACAAATTATAGATTTTGATGCTCAGCGCCattttggaagtatgctaatgtctcttatattagcattggcaatgctagctttttagctaatttcatatGTTTTGTAAGTTTATCCCTTAAAATGATAGATTttgatgcttggcgccatcttggaagtatgttaacgtctcttatattagcatgctaatgttagcatgctagctttttagctaaatttgtatgtttgaacctaaaaattttagattttgatgcttggcgccatcttggaagtatgctaacgtctcttacattagcatgctaatgttagcatgcaaatattttatgctagcttttaagCTAATTTCATATGTTttgtatgccatccatccatccatccattttctaccgcttattcccttttggagtcgcggggggcgctggagcctatctcagctgcattcgggcggaaggcggtgtacaccctggataagtcactACCTGTTGAACCTAAAAGTTATAGATTTTGATGCTCGGcgccatctttgaagtatgctaatgtctcttatattagcattggtaatgctagctttttagctaatttcatatGTTTTGTAAGTTTATCCCTAAAAATTATAGATATTGAtgcttggtgccatcttggaagtatgttaatgtctcttatattagcatgctaatgttttatgctagctttttagctaaatgtgtatgtttgaacctaaaaatcatggatttcagtgcttggtgccatcttggaagtatgctaacgtctcttatattagcatgctaatgttagcatgcaaatattttatgctagcttttaagCTAATTTCATATGTTTTGTATGTTTAACCCGAACAATTATAGATTGTaatgcttggcgccatcttggaagtatgttaacatctcttatattagcatgctaatgttagcatgctagctttttagctaaatttgtatgTTTGAACCTACAAATTATAGATTTTGATGTTTGGCGTCATCTTgggagtatgctaacgtctcttacattagcatgctaatgttagcatgcaaatattTTATGCTATATTTTTTAGCTAATGTCATATGTTTTGTATGTTTAACCCTACAAATTATAGATTTTGATGCTCAGTGCCattttggaagtatgctaatgtatcttatattagcatgctaatgttttatgctagctttttagctaaatgtgtatgtttgaacctaaaaattataaatgtttatgcttggtgccatcttggaagcATGCTAACGTcccttacattagcatgctaatgttagcatgcaaatattttatgctagctttttagctaatttcatatGTTTTGTATGTTTAACCCTAAAAATGATAGATTGTGAAGCTTGGcgtcatcttggaagtatgttaacgtctcttatattagcatgctaatgttagcatgccagctttttagctaaatttgtatgtttgaacctaaaaatttTAGATGttgatgcttggcgccatcttggaagtatgctaacgtctcttacattagcatgctaatgttagcatacaaatattttatgctagctttttagctaatttcatatgttttgtatgtttaaccctaaaaattatagattttgatgcttggtgccatcttggaagtatgctaacgtctcttatattagcatgctaatgttagcatgcaaatattttatgctagcttttaagCTAATTTCATATGTTTTGTATGTTTAACCCGAACAATTATAGATTGtgatgcttggcgccatcttggaagtatgttaacgtctcttatattagcatgctaatgttagcatgctatctttttagctaaatttgtatgTTTGAACCTACAAATTATAGATTTTGATGCTTGGCGTCATCTTGGgattatgctaacgtctcttacattagcatgctaatgttagcatgcaaatattTTATGCTATATTTTTAGCTAATGTCATATGTTTTGTATGTTTAACCCTACAAATTATAGATTTTGATGCTCAGCGCCattttggaagtatgctaacgtctcttatattagcatgctaatgttttatgctagctttttagctaaatgtgtatgtttgaacctaaaaattataaatgttgatgcttggcgccatcttggaagtatgctaacgcctcttacattagcatgctaatgttagcatgcaaatattttatgctagctttttagctaatttcatatGTTTTGTATGTTTAACCCTAAAAATGATCGATTGtgatgcttggcgccatcttggaagtatgttaacgtctcttatattagcatgctaatgttagcatgctagctttacaGTCAGAAGAAGTTGTGTGAAGGAGTGGAAAGACACTGCTGACGGTTGAGGCGCACACCGTGACTCACCCTCGGCGCCACCGCGGGTCAAAGTGGAACGAAACTCCGCTGAGTGGCCAGAAATGTTTCCTAGCCCGCGCCGTGAATCACGGGCTCGTTATTGCGATTAATGACAGCGCCTCGTCAGCGTGACTCACTTTTTCGACCGGGCGGCGTGACCCTCGCCGTCCCGGCTACTGCTAGCCGCGGGTGAAAGGACGGCGCTCACGTAACGAGCGCGGCGGCTGGAAGTTGACTGTTAGCAGGTTAATTAGGCGGTAATGAAAGCGCTACCTCAGGTTACTGCGGGCTTTAGCGCCAATACGCTTCCACGCCAGCCGGGTGTTAAATCTAATCCTGCCGTATTAACGGAGACGCACCGCCGGCGCCATTATTGCCACAAGACTTCACTCGCTGGCGGACGGAGAACGGCGAGCAGGTTCTCCACGCCGGCTGTCCACTCACGTTAGCGCAATGAAGCCTGTGCAGGTTTTTCAGAGCGGAAATATTTGTGGCTCATCAGCGGAACTCAAGTGTGCCGTTTAGCGGCGCAAAGTCACCAGAACCCAAGCTTGAAAAGTCCGGAATGTTCCATTCATCAAATGAGGTGAAGGTACTCGAATCCCGTGACTTATTAGATGTAAAAAATGAACCCCTCGGCTGTACACAACACATAAAAGACAACATTTCATTCTCACTTGCCTTTTCTTTGACGCACCAGCGTCATAACGAGGTGGCCCCCgctgctcgttgagaagagcaaCGCACGCTTTTAAATTAGCGCCTTAAAGTCCCTGATGATGGCGGGAAAAAGTTGCTAACtttgtcactttaaaaaaaaaaaaacactggtatGTAAGAATGCGGACCGTATCCGGTACTGTTTTGGTACCGATCGATTCCCGGTGCCGTGTTGCGGTGCCaaatttcaatgccaacaaaaagAGTTACCCATGAAACACTCCAACGTAAGTAAAGCAAGGCTCCACATTTACAAATATGTGCTAacttgatgctaacatacattggctttgctattgagatgctactgattagcattagcaattttacatggcgatttcaaaacCTCCAAATGCGTTAATAAAAATTATAACAAAGATGcaggttacaatcaaacagctggtgcgtagtaAGCACGATACTTACAGTacgaacactttgtagggcgcaacaaaaacccaAAACACCATTATTTATAcactacagtattaacactttgtagggcgcaacaaaacccCAAAAACACCATCATCTATAcactacagtattaacactttggaGGGCGCAACAAAACCCCCAAAAAATACCATCGTCTATAcactacagtattaacactttgtagggcgcaacaaaacccCAAAAAATACTATCATCTATAcactacagtattaacactttgtaggccgCAACAAAACCCCCAAAACACCATTATTTATAcactacagtataaacactttgtagagcGCAACAAGACCCAAAAACCGCCATTATCTACACACTACTGTATTAACACTTTCTAGAGCGCAACAAAAACCCCAAAACACCACTATCTATAcactacagtattaacactttgtaaggAGCAACAAGACCCAAAAAATGCCATTATCTACAcactacagtattaacactttgtagggtgcaacaaaacCCCAAAAACACCATTATCCATAcactacagtattaacactttgtagggcgcaacaaaacccAAAAACACCTTAACTATAcactacagtattaacactttgtagggcacaactAAACCAAAAAACACCATTATCTATAcactacagtattaacactttgtagggtgcaactaAACCAAAAAACACCATTATCTATAcactacagtattaacactttctaGGGCGCAACAAAACCCAAAAAACACTTGTCTATACActtcagtattaacactttttagggcgcaacaaaacccAAAAAACACCATTATCCATAcactacagtattaacactttgtaggaagCAACAAAACCCAAAAAACACCATCATCTATACACTACAGTATTAAATTAACactgtagggcgcaacaaaacccAAAAAACACCATTATTTATACatgacagtattaacactttgtaggtaAAACAAAACCAGGGAAACACCATTTTCTATACActgcagtattaacactttgaaggcgcaacaaaaccaaaaaaacaccatcatCATACACTACAGTATTAAcattttgtagggcgcaacaacacCTAAAAAACACCATTATCCATAcactacagtattaacactttgtagggggcAACAAAAACCCCAAAACACCATTATCTATAcactacagtattaacactttgtgggGTGCAACAAAACGCCAAAAAACACCATTATCTATTcactacagtattaacacttagtTGGGCGCAACAAAACCCAATAACCACCATTATCTATAcactacagtattaacactttgtagggcgcaacaaaacccCCAAAACACCATTATCTATAcagtacagtattaacactttgtagggcgcaacaaaacccCCAAAACATCATTATCTATACCTtagagtattaacactttgtagggcgcaacaacacCACACTTATTGAGTGATGTGTCAGGAAGGTTACTGAAGCTTGTACATTATTTGGCAGTGACCTCATCCCGCCGGTCCaagtaatgtttaaaaaaacctcTTCGAAGTAAGTCTACTTTTCcataaatgtgctagcttgatgctaatatacattggctttgctactgattagcattagcaattttacacggCGATTTCAACCCTTCCAAATGTGTAAATGaacactacaactaagatgcacgtcacAATCAAACAGCCTGTTCGTagtaagcacaatacttacagtattaacactttgtgggGTGCAACAAAACCCAAAAAACACCTTTATCTATAcactacagtattaacactttgtagggcgcaacaaatgtatataattttgtACTCAGAGAGCACATCTTGTGTGTGTtctttaatggggaaagacgctaATGTCTCTTGTTTCCGTGTTAGCATTGAAGCTAGTGAGCTAGCATGTTCCTCTAAAAGGATGTTTGGTCATCTTCCTTCTTCACGTCACAAGATGACAAGTTAGTGTTGTGATGAAAAAGTGGAAAGTGGGATGACCTTGGACTTGACCAGACCAAGGTCAGATGCTGACTCTTCACTTTTGTGTCTCTATTAAGCTTGCGGCCCGGGGTCAAAGGTCACGGCCCGCTCAGGTGACCACGTGACCCCGCCTCTAATTGACTCACAAATGCGTCGGCCCGTAAAGTCAATAGGACGCCATCAGCCCGGACTTGACCCGCCATCACGGCCATCCGCACGCCGCACTCGCCATCATcccgcctcccagggggtgtcgCCCGCTGTCACCCAGAGACCTCATCCTCTAATCCCTGATAGGACAGCAGCTGACAATAATTGACTGCTGGATCATAATTGGATTGAGGAGAAGGAGGAAGACGAAGAAGAGGAacaggaagaaaaagaagaagaaggagaagaagaagaagtagaggaGAAAGAAGAAggtggaggaggagaagaagaagaagaagaagaagtagaagaagaggaagaaaaagaataaggagaaaaagaaaagaaagaagaagtagaagaaaaaggagaagaagaaaagaagaagaggaaaaagaagaaggaggaggagaagaagaaacaaaagaagaaggggaagaaggagaagcagaagaagaaaaataggaagaagaagagaaaggaaaagaaaaagaaga is a window encoding:
- the LOC140679549 gene encoding uncharacterized protein — encoded protein: MKALPQVTAGFSANTLPRQPGVKSNPAVLTETHRRRHYCHKTSLAGGRRTASRFSTPAVHSPCGPGSKVTARSGDHVTPPLIDSQMRRPVKSIGRHQPGLDPPSRPSARRTRHHPASQGVSPAVTQRPHPLIPDRTKEEDEEEEQEEKEEEGEEEEEEKGKEKEEEKGGGEGQRRGTRQRGRRRTRRRRGRRRKGKRRGRRSRGGGRRKRRRRKEEEEEKQGEEEGGGEEEEQEEGEGEEKEEGEEEDEEEEEVEEEEEEEEKEEVE